The window CGGAATAGAATCGGTATCCTCGGAGGTATTTGGGATCGATCGAGTGAGGTGAATGGAGTTACAGGGAAAATATGGCAGACCACAACTAAACCATTGACACTATACGATCAATGAGACGACTGTCTCCTTCCACTAAGTATTTCGCTTCCGCCGCATCAACAGAAACCCCAATCATGTCTTCCCGCCCCTTCGTAAGCCAAAACCGCACAAGTAATGCACTTGTTTACGTCCGACAACACTGACAATCAAATTCGAATTCTTTCTTTTGCAGCACCCAGGCGGTCGCTATCAACGGGGCAGAGGATTCTCCTGCCGCCCGACAAACGCTGACGTTAACGGCCACTTGGTTACCGGAGACTCGCACTTCCAGTCAGTTCAGGAATCTAATCGAGGGTTCAGGCCTGTGCCGAGAACCAATAATGTTTCCTATCACCGTCCTTACCAATACAATCAAAGACCGCATCTTCCCAGTTCTCATCCTCAATATAAATCCCATCCTATGTTAAATGCTTCAGCTTCTCCATATAATCCAATGCAGTCTTCCAATTTTCAACCTTCCGCTGGCCACGCAGTGCCGTATTTCTATCAGAACCAACAATTCCAGCGGCCGCAACAACAATTTCAGCCACGAAAGCCTCGACCACCTGTCCATCGGAACTGGGAATTATCAAACTCTGAGTTAGCTCCTGAATGCGGTAATCTCTGGCTTAGTATGTAATTAGGGGCCCAAGTATTTGTTTTGGGTCTACCTGTTAGCTGATTTAAGTCTTTAGTTACATCTGCTGCCAGACCCTAAACTGATTGCAGAGTTATTGTACAATGAATGTCCTTTCCCATGAAAAAGAGCACACTGATAAAATAGAACTGCTTTCTTTTTCATCTGATTTAGTTTTCTTGTGCATGTGTGTGTTATTGAGTCTATTTGAAAACTGATATTTTGTCACTACTTGTGTCACAATAATCAAGATCCCAGTGGAGAATCGCCAAAGTTTAAATTGAAAGTGATTTCTTTATGTTTGTAAACAGATTGATTTCTTGATCCAGATTAAAGTGTAAATTTAaagcttcatttggtataaatattatttatagatCATGATCTAGATTATTGTGATCTTTGACAAACATAACCAATATAGATTTTTTCCGATCATGATCATAAGTTGTGATAACAAATAGACTCATTATTATGTCATGGAAATCTCTAATGCACAATGTCATTGAAAGGATTGGATTGTAAGGGTTtgttttttgtgtttttatatatatatttttgttgttatgCTTAAACGATGACCTATTAACACGTAACTTgagaaataattttgttttaaaaaaagatttggTTGGGATTAGATAACAGGAACATATTTTTGCTTAATACCATAGGATTTTTGTCTTGTCGGACTTTTTATTCTATCTTCTTATCTCTTTTGTTAGGTTTCATACTTATCCAGTGTTAATGGATCTAATCTTGTTTAGTTAATGGCATGATTAACAGAGCGGTTTAAGGTCCTCTCCTACAACTTGCTTGCTGATTATCTGGCTATCAACCATCAAAGCAAGCTTTACTTTCATATACCTCCTTATATGTTGGATTGGCAATGGCGTAAGAGGAATATCATTTTTGAGCTCAAAGAACTATGGTCTGCCGACATTTTATGCTTACAGGTTCCCAGCTCAATGTATTTTCCTAGATCGAATGTTTGTCTTTAATGTTCTAACTCTTGATACAACATAACAGAAGGGAAAAAAATAAGGTAAGTTTTGTAGATGTGCAAAAGAGTGTTCCAATCAGAAAAAAAGTATTACTATTTCCAACTGATCCAACCTAATGACAATTATTGATTGATGACCAAGAGGCATATCGTGGATTGAGCGGACTAAGATAAGGAATGATAAAATTTCTTCAGGAATAAGAGAGTGGAGAAAAAGTATTTTGAGGAAAAGCAAGACAATGGAAAATAAACAACACTGACTTTACTTGTTTATGCATTTCTTACCTGAAATGATTGAGTTGCTTATTTCACTAGATATTTGGCAGGAGGTTGACAGATTTCTGGAGTTAGAGAATGAGCTAAAATATTCTGGGTACAGTGGGATTTGGAAGGTTTGTCTGGCAGATTCATTTATAGATTTTTATTCCACAATTTACcaatttttgtttgattcatGTCACTATTGATTTAGACACATAACCGGATTGAATAGTGATTTAAGTGTGTTTATATATCAGCATATATAAGTGAGTTTTTTTTGTCTCAATAGCTACAACTTAGTTACTTCATGTTATCATTGATCGTGTCAACATGGTAATAGATCCAGCTCTAAACAATTCTTCCTAAACGatgagtttattatttcaaagaATTTTTCGTCACAAATACTTATATAGTTGTTTCAGTTTTCTTACCGAGGAGTTACAATCAATTCATTTCCTTTTTTATTGGGAAGCTGCTGCACATGGTCTTGTAATAACCTTTATATTTCCCTGGCTAGCTGAAGATTAACTTGATCCTTTAAATGGACAGATGCGAACTGGTGATCCAGTTGATGGCTGTGCAATATTTTGGCGGGTATCAAGGTATCTATCTTAATTTCCTAGGTTCTTTTTGTTAGACAAATGAGATCAAGTCATGGTGCTATGATATGCTATTAAAGTGATATGTCAAATATGCTCgtagatatttttaatataatattataattattgtatGGGAAGCTATAGGCAGTTAgtagttaattaaattagtagTAGTTATTAGCAACTATTTATCATTCTGTAGTTATTTCCGCACACACACACACCTGACCACTcccaagaaaaaaataagagaaaagaaCATTGTACTAATTAACCATAGTTGTGGTGGAAGGGTGTACAATATGAAGAGTCAAATTTagttgtataattttttattcttgtaTACTCATTTGTCCAATTTTAACGcattgattttgataataaagttgAACTGTATTTTATAGGTTCAAGCTACTTCATGAAGAACACattgaatttaaaaagtttGGACTTCGGGATAATGTTGCACAAATTTGTGTTTTTGAGGTATATTTGACATCCTATCTGGAATCTATGATACATGATTCGGCACGTTAAAGAGCATGTATGATTAGTTTATGTTAGTCCTATTTTCTTTTAACTGACCTAATTTCTATTGGTAGTCTCTGGACCAGAATTGTAATAAAAATCCAACAGACATGGCATCTCAGTCGTTGCGgtaatttctctcttttgatGAGGTCATTTCCCTGGCTTAAGTGCCTTTCCTATagttatagttttattttttataaaacagcATGGCCCCTCTTATTCAGTCTTTTCTGTCAAAAAATGTCTGGTTTTCTCTATTATTTTCCGAGAGACTCAAATGCATGCTTGTTGATGAAAATGATGTACATGTTTTTCCAACAAATTGTTTTActctttgtttttcttttagatACAACTGTAGATTGACTAATTAATACTAATGCAGGTCCGCAAGTTCTAACAAACTAGTCGTTTGTAACACCCATATTCTTTTCAATCCTAAAAGAGGAGAGATGAAACTTGGTCAGGTATTTACCACTCTTTGAAAGTTTTTCCGTTTGTACAATCTATTCAAACTCTAATTGTTGCACAGTTGCTGATTTTATTGGCTGATTACTGCGATTAGATTAGTCTATCTTTGCCTCACTTCAGAACTAAGGTGTCACATTTGACAAAAGTCCACTTACAGCACTCTCATTTAGTAGCTTGATCAATATCCGTGATTTGTGACTTCCCAGCTTTTCTTACATGATCTCCACACTCAGTGGCAAAAGGCTTGGACACAGGTTTATGACCTTGATGTCTTATTTTGATTCTCACTGAAAGCACCAATTGGCTGGAGCCTGGAGTGGTCATGGGGGTGGGTTGTTGTGCTAGCCTCCTCTAGAGATTAGTAAAAAAAAGTCTCCCAAATCCTAGAAGAAAAATACGGGGTTTTCACAGCCAATGTATTTGCACTATAGAGTGTACTTTTGACGTTTCCTCATTGCTTTCAAGCTATAAATTGAACTGCTTGGAAATTTCAGTCATGAGGGTAATTTGTTCTTGCAAACAGATAAGGAATCTTCTTGAAAAAGCTTATGCTACTTCCAAGCACTGGAATGATGCTCCTGTTGTAATTTGTGGAGATTTTAATTGTACCCCAAAGGTAATGAACTTCAGTGTTGAATCAGTTCTGTTTGTACTGATGTGTTTAATTTCAGTTTTCAATTTCATTTGGTTCCGTGACTTTTATTTTATCAGTCAATAATGTTGTCTTTTTTTGGCTTGTTTGGCAGAGTCCGCTATACAACTACATTTCAAACCAACAGGTTGATATGAACATCCATTACAGCTCTATTTTttgcattgtttttatacaaacCAATTCCTGAAATTAGGGCTAGAATGGAGATTGAGGGTGATAAACAGAACGGCCTAAGCCTGAGAATGAGGCAACAGAGAATCCGAGAGACATGGAGGAACTGTAACTTCCAATTAAacatttaacataattattacaATAGTAAATAACTCATTTGTTGTTTaatgtaataataattacaGTTATGCCACTAATATTATGTACAATTTTACCATCCTAccctaataatatattactacGTATCATGTGTTTTTTGCTCATCACTAGAATTAACATTATGATATTAACACTGCTCTTGGATTGCAGATTAATTTGGCTGACCTGCCAAGAGATAAATTATCAGGACAAGCATCGGCTGAACTTCAAACGCAAAGACAGTTCAATTCTAATTTTAGGTAGCACTATTTGTTTCTAATCTTGGAGTTTTAGTTGATATTCTTCCACTTGCCTGTGAAAGTTAAAATGGTAATTTCATTGACTTAGGCCTGACTTAGCTAATAATCACATCCGGCCAACTCTGACAACTGTAGATCATATAAAACTTGGGCATGTGTACAAAAGCTTGGATATAAAATTGGTATGTTTACTTTTCGTGAATTATAcacatcaaaaatattatatcatctATAGATCAtgtataaacttttttaaatagatttgtTTCCATAGATTCTTTTTGGACAATGAGAAGATGTAAATCCATTCATCCTTCTTTTTcctttaactaattatttagaAGAATGTactatttatgttaatttattctGAAATCAGGATAAAACAGATGAATGCAAGGATGAAATTCTATCTATTAGCTCTACTCCAGGGACCAAGGAAAATTCTACAACAGATGAAATATCATGTCAACTTGCGGATGTCATAGCAAAAGTTCCCGAATCACTAATTAGTTCTCAATCAGATGCTACATCATCTGAATTTCCAAATGGGACTCAAGTCTCCTCCTCTTCAAAGTCAGAAGAAAATCCGTCAACTATTTCTGATGCCGGTGAAAAAAGTAACCCTTCACTCTCATATGTCCCCAGTATCGTGCAAGAATCAACTGACTGTAGCCTACGATCTGGAGAAAAAATGGAGTCTTTGTCAATCGATGAGCCTGACATAGACACTAATGAAGGTGACATTAGCGAGGAGGATAGCGTGAAGTTTCTCTTGGAGTTGCATGATAATGATGGTGGGGTTCCACTTGAATTGAATCCTTCCATAGGATCTTCCATCAGAGAATCAGACAATTCTGTTGTGGAATCTGCAATGAGATTTCCATATGATCCAAGTGCATGGACTCCAATGGAAATAAAAGCAGCTAGTGGTAATGAAGAGTGTACACTTGTTGAACACCCTTTGAAGTTGAGCAGTACCTATACTGAAGTTCAGGTTGGTTTTTTGTTGGTGAACCTTAAAATTGGAAATAATTGCGGTTTTGCTTAAAatgaatttcatatatatatgacatgTAGGATCATTCTGGTAGCAGAGACTCAAATGGAGAACCCCTTGCAACTAGTTATAACAAGTGCTTCCTTGGCACTGTAGATTATATCTGGTAAGCTCTCAAACTTCCATATTTTTGTGTGTAAATGATCCAATATTGGTTAAATCTTTCAATGCAAGGCAAGCAATGGATCCTGCTACTTCATCTGAATAATAAATTAGACTCACATCTACTCTACCAGTAACAAACAAATTATTGGATAGTGggttaatctcaaataacccaaaacaACCAAGGTCCTAGAGATATAGGATTTGTAGAAGCTTGTAGATGAGAAGCTACTAGTATTTATAAGCTACTAACTTATTCTAATAATTACCATATTACCCCTACACTACTGCTAATTACCATACTACCCTTGTTACTAAACCGTTACATGACATGCACAGTTTGTTCATATAATAATTCCACCATCAAGTCATGCTGAATTGGTTTTAAAGTCGAACaacatttcattattatttcattGAACATTTGCTTGATTGAGTTGTATGTTATTTATGGGAAATTGGAATAAGGAAACTTGTAACGGTCTAATGTATGTTGAACTTCACATATAGGCGGTCTGAAGGCCTTCAGACTGTTGGTGTGCTTGCTCCAATACCAAAGGATGTTATGATAGCATATGGCGGGTTCCCTACAAAGgtaataatatttgtatcttGTTTTCTTTCCTGGAATTTTTACATTCC is drawn from Impatiens glandulifera chromosome 3, dImpGla2.1, whole genome shotgun sequence and contains these coding sequences:
- the LOC124929445 gene encoding carbon catabolite repressor protein 4 homolog 3, giving the protein MRRLSPSTKYFASAASTETPIMSSRPFHPGGRYQRGRGFSCRPTNADVNGHLVTGDSHFQSVQESNRGFRPVPRTNNVSYHRPYQYNQRPHLPSSHPQYKSHPMLNASASPYNPMQSSNFQPSAGHAVPYFYQNQQFQRPQQQFQPRKPRPPVHRNWELSNSELAPECERFKVLSYNLLADYLAINHQSKLYFHIPPYMLDWQWRKRNIIFELKELWSADILCLQEVDRFLELENELKYSGYSGIWKMRTGDPVDGCAIFWRVSRFKLLHEEHIEFKKFGLRDNVAQICVFESLDQNCNKNPTDMASQSLRSASSNKLVVCNTHILFNPKRGEMKLGQIRNLLEKAYATSKHWNDAPVVICGDFNCTPKSPLYNYISNQQINLADLPRDKLSGQASAELQTQRQFNSNFRPDLANNHIRPTLTTVDHIKLGHVYKSLDIKLDKTDECKDEILSISSTPGTKENSTTDEISCQLADVIAKVPESLISSQSDATSSEFPNGTQVSSSSKSEENPSTISDAGEKSNPSLSYVPSIVQESTDCSLRSGEKMESLSIDEPDIDTNEGDISEEDSVKFLLELHDNDGGVPLELNPSIGSSIRESDNSVVESAMRFPYDPSAWTPMEIKAASGNEECTLVEHPLKLSSTYTEVQDHSGSRDSNGEPLATSYNKCFLGTVDYIWRSEGLQTVGVLAPIPKDVMIAYGGFPTKKWGSDHIALVTELAFTKDVNPRSNQETA